A stretch of DNA from Promicromonospora sukumoe:
GCACCCCGCCGAACCGCTCGCGGAACCGTTGCGCGGGGTTGCCCACGAGCTGCGTCGTGAGCCACGACAGCACGACGGACACCGCCATGATCAGCGCGGCGCCGGTCAGGTCCACGTGGTCCCGGCCCGTGTGGTGCAGGTACGCGATGAGCAGCGGCCAGTGCCACAGGTAGAGCGCGTAGGAGATGTCGGCGACGAAGCGCAGCGGGGCCACCCGCAGCAGGCCGCGCGGCCCCCAGCCGGCGCTCCCGCCGGAGCCCAGCAGCACGAGCAGCGCGCCGGCCACCGGCCACAGGGCCCACGGGCCCGGGAACAGCGCGCCGCCGTCGAGCACGAAGCCGCTGGAGACGACCAGCCCCAGCCCGGCCCAGCCGAGCAGGGGGCGCAGGGCGTCCGGCAGCCGGAGCCACGGCAGCAGGAGCGCGAGGAAGCCGCCCAGGCCGAGCTCCCAGAACCGGGCCCAGGTGTGGAAGTACGCGACCGGCTGGTCCGCACCGTGCAGCGCCTGGGCGAAGACGAACGAGGCGACCGTCGTGCCGCCAGCCACGACCAGCAGCAGGCCGCGGGAGCTGATCCGGGCGGTGCGGGCGAGCGCGACGACGACCAGCACGACCACGGGCCAGGCCAGGAAGAACTGCCCCTGCACCGACATCGACCAGAAGTGCTGCAGCGGGCTGGTCTGCGGCCCGGCGGCGCCGTACGCGAGCTGGCCGGAGATCATCTCCCAGTTCACGTAGTACAGGGCCGAGGCCAGGATCTCCCGGCCCGTCTGCATCCAGGTGCCGCGCGGCATGACCCACCAGGCCAGGGCCGCCGTGGCGGCGAGCACCAGCAGTGCGGGCGGGACCAGCCGCGCGAACGTGCGCCCGTAGTGCTCGCCCAGGCGCAGCTCGCGGCGCTCGGCGCGGCGCAGCAGCGACCCGGTCGCGAGGAACCCGGACAGCACGAGGAAGACGTCGACGCCGCCCGACACCCGGCCGTCGCCGAACAGGTGGAACGCCACGACGAGCGCGAGCGCCAGCCCGCGCAGGCCGTGCAGCTCGGGCACGTGCGCGGCCGGCCGGCCCGCGGGGGTCCCGCCGTCCGGCGGGCGGGCGTCGGTGGCCGGCGTGGGCGGCTCGCCCGGCACGGTGCCCACCGCCGGCCCGGACGGGGGCGGCGGGCTCGAGACGACGGTCACCTGCGGAACCTCCGGTTCGGTGTGCGGGTCGTGGCCGCGCACCGCCCGGACGCGCCGCGGTGCTCGTCCTGGCCAGGGACCACTTCTGGGGGGGAGCACGAGGGCCGCCGACCTGGGTCGGCGGCCCTCCAGCGGTGCGGAGCGTATCAGCGCCCTGCCGCGTGATTCATTACGTTCCGGACACGTTCGTCCCGGCGTCGGACGACGTCAGAACTGGTGCGCGGGCCCGCCGATCATGCCCGCGGCGACGGTCTTGTTGGTCGCTTCGTCGACCAGGATGAACGCGCCCGTCTGGCGGTTCGCCTGGTAGGAGTCCACGAACAGCGGCTGGGTCACGCGCAGGCGGATGCGCGCGATCTCGTTCAGCTTGATCTCGGTGGCGTCCTCGTCGCGGTGCAGCGTGTTCACGTCGACGCGGTAGTTGATGTTCTTCACCATCGCGCGTGCCCACCGGGTGGTGTGCTTGATCGCGTACTTCTTGCCCTGCACCAGCGAGGCCGACTCGTCCATCCAGCAGATCTGCGCGTCGACGTCCTGCGTCACCGTGGGGGCGTTGTTCGGGCGGCAGATCATGTCGCCGCGCGAGATGTCGATCTCGTCGGCCAGCCGCACCGTCACCGACATGGGCGGGTACGCCTCCTCGACGGGGCCGTCGGCCGTGTCGATGGACGCGATCGTGGTCTCCAGGCCGGCCGGAAGGGCCAGCACCCGGTCGCCCGGCTTCATGACGCCGGACGCGACCGTGCCCGCGTAGCCGCGGTAGTCGCGCGTGTCGTTCTGCTGCGGCCGGATCACGTACTGCACGGGGAACCGGACGTCGACCAGGTTGCGGTCGGAGGCGACGTGCAGCCGCTCGAGGTGGCTGAGCAGCGGCGAGCCGTCGAACCAGGGCATGTTCTCCGACCGCGTCACCACGTTGTCGCCCGCGAGGGCGGACACCGGGATGAAGGTCAGGTCGGGCACGCGGAGGCGGGAGGCGAACTCGGTGAACTCCGCGCGGATCTTCTCGAAGACCTGCTCGTCGTAGTCCACCAGGTCCATCTTGTTCACGCAGACCACCACGTGCGGCACGCCGAGCAGCGTGGCCAGGAACGTGTGGCGCCGCGACTGCTCCACGACACCCTTGCGGGCGTCCACGAGGATCAGGGCCACGTCCGCCGTCGAGGCGCCCGTGACCATGTTCCGCGTGTACTGGATGTGGCCGGGGGTGTCCGCGATGATGAACTTGCGCTTGGGCGTCGCGAAGTAGCGGTAGGCCACGTCGATGGTGATGCCCTGCTCGCGCTCGGCGCGCAGCCCGTCCGTCAGGAGCGACAGGTCCGCGTAGTCGTTGCCGCGGTCCTTGCTGACCTGCTCCACCGACTCAAGCTGGTCGGCGAAGATCGACTTGCTGTCGAACAGCAGCCGGCCGATCAGGGTGGACTTGCCGTCGTCGACCGAGCCGGCCGTGGCGAACCGCAGCAGGTCGCCGCTGGCGACCTCGGGGTGCGCCTCGGCGGCGTCGGGAAGAGTCGTCGTCATCAGAAGTAGCCTTCCTTCTTGCGATCCTCCATGGCGGCCTCGCTCACCTTGTCGTCGCCGCGGGTGGCGCCGCGCTCCGTCAGCCGGACCGCCGCCACCTCCTCGACGACGTCGCGGAGCGTGACCGCCGCGGACTCGACGCACGCGGTGAGGTTCGCGTCGCCCACGGTGCGGTAGCGCGTGGACCGGACCTCGGCGGTCTCGCCGTCCTTGAGCGGGGTGAAGCCGTTGACCTCGTAGAGCATGCCGCTGCGCTCCACGACCTCGCGCTCCTTGGCGAGGTAGAGGTCGGGCAGGTCGATGTCCTCGGCCTCGATGTAGGACCAGATGTCCAGCTCGGTCCAGTTGGACAGCGGGAACACGCGGATCGACTCACCCTGGTGGACGCGGCCGTTGTAGAGGTTCCAGATCTCCGGGCGCTGGTTCTTCGGGTCCCACTGGCCGAAGTCGTCGCGGAAGGAGAACACGCGCTCCTTGGCGCGGGCCTTCTCCTCGTCGCGACGTCCGCCGCCGAACAGGGCGTCGAAGCCGTGCTTCTCGGCGGCCTCCAGCAGCACCGGCGTCTGGATGCGGTTGCGGGAGCCGTTGGGCTCCTCCTGCACGAGCCCGCGGTCGATCCCCTCCTGGACGGAGGCGACGACGAGCTGGACGCCCGTGCGCTCCACCCAGCGGTCCCGGCAGTCGAGCACGGTCTGGAAGTTCAGGCCGGTGTCGACGTGCATGATCGGGAACGGGACGCGCGCCGGGGCGAACGCCTTGACGGCCAGGTGCAGCATGACGATGGAGTCCTTGCCGCCGGAGAACAGCAGACAGGGGCGCTGCATCTCGGCGACCACCTCGCGCATGATGTGGATGCTCTCGGCCTCCAGGCTGCGCAGCTGGCTCAGGACGTGACTCTTCACTCCTCAAGCACCTTCTTTGCTATCTGCCCCGACCACGGACTCGACACCTACGGTGTCGAGCAGCTCACGCAGGCGCGGAGCGAGTGCCGGGGGGCATACGAACAGGTCAGGGAGCCAAGGGTTCTCCCGGTTGTACTCGAGCTCGGATCCGTCGAGACGGGTGCAGACGAGTCCGCGGGACCTGGCCACGGCGACGGGGGCCGCGGAGTCCCACTCGTACTGCCCACCCCCGTGGACGTAGGCGTCAACTGTAGCGTCGGCTACTGCCATCATCTTGACCCCGGCGGAGCCCATCGGCACGAGTTCGACGTCGTCCCGCTCGGCCAGGGCCGCCACGAAGGCGGGCGGACGGCTGCGGCTCGCGGCGATCCGCAGCGGCCGGTCCCCGGCCAGCACGGCGGCGGTGTCGTCGTCGGGCACGACGCCGTCCGCGGTGGTCAGGACCTGCGCACGCGCGGGCAGGGCGACCGCGCCGGACGTGAGCCCGGCGCCCCGCTCCCAGAGCGCGACGTGGACGGCGAAGTCGTCCCGCCACTGCCCGGCGAGCGGCCCGTCGGCGTGCCGCTCCGCGAACTCGCGGGTGCCGTCGAGCGGGTCGATGATCCACACCCGGTCCGCGCCGGTGCGGGACGCGTCGTCCTTGGCCTCCTCGGAGAGGACCGCGTCGTCGGGCCGGGCGGAGGCCAGGGCCGCCGCGAGCCACTCCTGGGCCGCGGCGTCACCCGCGTCCTTCAGCTCCTTGGCGTCGAAGGAGCCGCCGGCGGCGTCGACCTCGGCGCGGAGCGCGAGCAGCACCTCCGCCGCTCCCGAGGCGAGTGCGTGGGCGAGGGCGTCGTCGTCGAGCGACGCCGACAGGAACGTGGGGGGCGGCGCGTTCATCGATCTCCAGGGTGGACGGCGTTCCGGCTGGTCCGGCCGTCGCTGCGCGGCGCTCGACAAGGGGCCAAGGCGCCACAGGTGCAGTCCGGCGAACGCGCCGAGGCTACCATTCCGGCATGCGATCCAGCGCCAGTGGACCCATAAGCATCACTACCGGCTCCAGGAGGCGCTAATGGACACTATCCCGATGGGTTTGATCGGAATTACGATCGCCCGTATCCGCCGCGCGAGCCGCGCGCGATGAGCATCGACCTTCCCCTGGTCCTCGGCGGCCTCGTCGTCGGGTTCATCGTGGGCCTGACCGGGATGGGCGGCGGCGCCCTCATGACGCCGATGCTGATCTTCGTGTTCCGCGTCGACCCGCTCGTCGCGGTCTCCAGCGACGTCGTCGCCAGCCTCTTCATGAAGCCCGCGGGCGCGATCGTCCACCTCCGTCGTGGCACGGTGCACCTCAAGCTCGTGCTGTGGCTGTGCATCGGCTCGGTGCCCGCCGCGTTCTCCGGAGCGCTGCTCATCCAGGCGCTGCCGTTCGGCGACTCGCTCGACGCCGCGCTCAAGACGGTGCTCGGCGTCGCCCTGCTCATCGCCTCCGGCGGGCTCGTGGTCCGCGCGGTGCTGCAGATGGTGCGCAGCCGCTCGGCGCTCGGCGAGGGGCCTGCCCGGCCCTCCGCGCCCGAGGAGCTCGTGGTGCGCCCCGTCCCCACCGTGATCCTCGGCGCCGTGGCCGGGCTCCTGGTCGGCATGACGTCGGTCGGCGCGGGCTCGGTGGTCATCGTCGTGCTCCTGCTGCTCTACCCGGCGCTCAAGGCGTCCCAGCTCGTCGGCACCGACCTGGTCCAGGCCGTGCCGCTCGTGGCAGCGGCGTCGCTGGGCCACCTGCTGTACGGCGACTTCTCGCTCGGGCTGACCACGTCCCTGCTCATCGGCGCCATCCCCGGCGCCTGGTTCGGCGCGCACGTGTCGGCGCGCGCGCCGGGCGGCATCATCCGCCGCGCCCTGGCCATCCTGCTGCTGGCCTCCGCGCTCAAGCTGCTCGGCGCGAGCCTGCCCGTCGTGCTGGGCGCGGCCGGCGCGGCGCTCGTCGTCGGCAACCTGGTGTGGTTCTGGGTCAAGCGCCGCTTCTCCGCCGCCCCACAGCAGCCCGTAGCAGACTCGAGTCCAGACCCCGCAGAATCGAGCACCCGCACATGACCGACTCCCCCGCCCACGTCCTGTCCGACGCCGAGCTGGACCTCCTGGAGCTGGTCCTCGGCGGCGCGGTGCCGCCGTCGGCCCTTCTCGCGGCGCTGCCGGGCCTCCCGTCCGACGTCCTGCTGACCGACGCCGAGAACACCCCGCTGGCCCGCCTCACGCGGACGGGCGCCGACGGCGTCGTGCTCGAACCGCTCAAGCCGCTCGCGGCGGCGATCGGCCCCCAGTGGGACGCCGCCGTCCGCCGTCCGGCCCGCGAGGTGCGCACGGACCTCGCGTCCGGGCCCGACGGGAACGCCCTCGGCCTGCTCGTCACCGAGGTGCCGACCGCCGAGGAGTCCGGCACGGCCGCGGCACTCGCCGCGGGGTCCGCCGCCGTGCTGCTGCTCGTTCCGGCCGCGCGCCGGGCCCCGGAGCCCGGCGCCGTGGGCGCCCCCGGGCTGGTGCGGGCGACCCTCGCCCTGGCCGGCACCCTGGCCGAGCGGACCGGGGCCCGGGTGACCACCGTCGTCGTGCCGTGGTCCGGGCCGGCCGGCACGGACCTGCACGACGTCGCGGCGTCGTACGGCGCCGTGCGCGTCGAGACGCTCGCCGCGCACCGCACGCCGGCCACGGCGGAACGGGTGGCCGCGCTGCCCCACGTGCGGGACGAGGCCGTGCGGGCGCTGTACCCGCCCGCGTCGGCCGCCGAGGTGGTGCGCGCCGCGAGCGGCGGCCACCGGCAGGGCACCGTCGTGTTCTTCACGGGCCTGTCGGGCTCCGGCAAGTCGACGGTGGCGCGCGCGCTGGCCGCCGAGCTGGAGGACGACGGCCTGGGCACGACCCTGCTCGACGGCGACGAGGTGCGCCACCACCTCTCGAAGGGCCTCGGCTTCGACCGCGAGTCCCGCGAGACCAACGTGGAGCGCATCGGGTACGTGGCCGCGCTCGTCGCCAAGCACGGCGGGACCGCCGTCGCCGCCCCGATCGCGCCGTTCGCGGCCGGCCGGGCGAAGGTACGGGCCCTGGCCGAGGAGGCCGGCGCCCGGTTCGTCCTGGTGCACGTCAGCACGCCGCTGGAGGTGTGCGAGGCGCGCGACCGCAAGGGCTTCTACGCCCGGGCCCGGGCCGGCGAGATCGCCGACTTCACGGGCATCTCCTCGCCCTACGAGGAGCCCGACGACGCCGAGCTCGTCATCGATACGTCAGTCGTGTCCGTCGACGCGGCAGTGGACGCGGTTCGCGCCCACCTCAGAGCGGCCGGGTGACGGAGCGCACCCGACCGCAGCCCCGCCGTCGCGGCACCGT
This window harbors:
- a CDS encoding acyltransferase family protein, whose protein sequence is MTVVSSPPPPSGPAVGTVPGEPPTPATDARPPDGGTPAGRPAAHVPELHGLRGLALALVVAFHLFGDGRVSGGVDVFLVLSGFLATGSLLRRAERRELRLGEHYGRTFARLVPPALLVLAATAALAWWVMPRGTWMQTGREILASALYYVNWEMISGQLAYGAAGPQTSPLQHFWSMSVQGQFFLAWPVVVLVVVALARTARISSRGLLLVVAGGTTVASFVFAQALHGADQPVAYFHTWARFWELGLGGFLALLLPWLRLPDALRPLLGWAGLGLVVSSGFVLDGGALFPGPWALWPVAGALLVLLGSGGSAGWGPRGLLRVAPLRFVADISYALYLWHWPLLIAYLHHTGRDHVDLTGAALIMAVSVVLSWLTTQLVGNPAQRFRERFGGVRALVAVTVCVGLVAGGTVAGLAGLERRDAALLAAAEDLASSAAEDSGPAEYPGALALGDAYTEPVPDGVPVLPAPAVAARDRPAVDGDGCIEGSSHTAGSDRPLMCVLHDERDPERVVVMVGDSHTIQWTPAMTEVAKEEGWQALLLARRGCRLAEPVEPPDPTNMCWAWRANAMAALEQMRPDAVMVVGSRTSPTEPGDVVDPPEVLAWQRLAESGIRVVTLRDNPRFGFDVPACVEEAPDAGCSRPRDEVYSPVNPVRGAEGVPPSAVHLDLTRFICAELLCEGVVGNVLIYRDDNHMTATYAATLAHPLHQALRAKAGWLFAEPAGAPLADVSDPQVPPGT
- the cysN gene encoding sulfate adenylyltransferase subunit CysN, yielding MTTTLPDAAEAHPEVASGDLLRFATAGSVDDGKSTLIGRLLFDSKSIFADQLESVEQVSKDRGNDYADLSLLTDGLRAEREQGITIDVAYRYFATPKRKFIIADTPGHIQYTRNMVTGASTADVALILVDARKGVVEQSRRHTFLATLLGVPHVVVCVNKMDLVDYDEQVFEKIRAEFTEFASRLRVPDLTFIPVSALAGDNVVTRSENMPWFDGSPLLSHLERLHVASDRNLVDVRFPVQYVIRPQQNDTRDYRGYAGTVASGVMKPGDRVLALPAGLETTIASIDTADGPVEEAYPPMSVTVRLADEIDISRGDMICRPNNAPTVTQDVDAQICWMDESASLVQGKKYAIKHTTRWARAMVKNINYRVDVNTLHRDEDATEIKLNEIARIRLRVTQPLFVDSYQANRQTGAFILVDEATNKTVAAGMIGGPAHQF
- the cysD gene encoding sulfate adenylyltransferase subunit CysD; translation: MKSHVLSQLRSLEAESIHIMREVVAEMQRPCLLFSGGKDSIVMLHLAVKAFAPARVPFPIMHVDTGLNFQTVLDCRDRWVERTGVQLVVASVQEGIDRGLVQEEPNGSRNRIQTPVLLEAAEKHGFDALFGGGRRDEEKARAKERVFSFRDDFGQWDPKNQRPEIWNLYNGRVHQGESIRVFPLSNWTELDIWSYIEAEDIDLPDLYLAKEREVVERSGMLYEVNGFTPLKDGETAEVRSTRYRTVGDANLTACVESAAVTLRDVVEEVAAVRLTERGATRGDDKVSEAAMEDRKKEGYF
- a CDS encoding 3'(2'),5'-bisphosphate nucleotidase CysQ, which codes for MNAPPPTFLSASLDDDALAHALASGAAEVLLALRAEVDAAGGSFDAKELKDAGDAAAQEWLAAALASARPDDAVLSEEAKDDASRTGADRVWIIDPLDGTREFAERHADGPLAGQWRDDFAVHVALWERGAGLTSGAVALPARAQVLTTADGVVPDDDTAAVLAGDRPLRIAASRSRPPAFVAALAERDDVELVPMGSAGVKMMAVADATVDAYVHGGGQYEWDSAAPVAVARSRGLVCTRLDGSELEYNRENPWLPDLFVCPPALAPRLRELLDTVGVESVVGADSKEGA
- a CDS encoding sulfite exporter TauE/SafE family protein, whose translation is MSIDLPLVLGGLVVGFIVGLTGMGGGALMTPMLIFVFRVDPLVAVSSDVVASLFMKPAGAIVHLRRGTVHLKLVLWLCIGSVPAAFSGALLIQALPFGDSLDAALKTVLGVALLIASGGLVVRAVLQMVRSRSALGEGPARPSAPEELVVRPVPTVILGAVAGLLVGMTSVGAGSVVIVVLLLLYPALKASQLVGTDLVQAVPLVAAASLGHLLYGDFSLGLTTSLLIGAIPGAWFGAHVSARAPGGIIRRALAILLLASALKLLGASLPVVLGAAGAALVVGNLVWFWVKRRFSAAPQQPVADSSPDPAESSTRT
- the cysC gene encoding adenylyl-sulfate kinase, which translates into the protein MTDSPAHVLSDAELDLLELVLGGAVPPSALLAALPGLPSDVLLTDAENTPLARLTRTGADGVVLEPLKPLAAAIGPQWDAAVRRPAREVRTDLASGPDGNALGLLVTEVPTAEESGTAAALAAGSAAVLLLVPAARRAPEPGAVGAPGLVRATLALAGTLAERTGARVTTVVVPWSGPAGTDLHDVAASYGAVRVETLAAHRTPATAERVAALPHVRDEAVRALYPPASAAEVVRAASGGHRQGTVVFFTGLSGSGKSTVARALAAELEDDGLGTTLLDGDEVRHHLSKGLGFDRESRETNVERIGYVAALVAKHGGTAVAAPIAPFAAGRAKVRALAEEAGARFVLVHVSTPLEVCEARDRKGFYARARAGEIADFTGISSPYEEPDDAELVIDTSVVSVDAAVDAVRAHLRAAG